The DNA segment ATGCACATATAAGGAATCACATTTCCGTTTGTCATCGCTCCCGCAAACGCCACAGAATGTTGCTCCGCGATTCCCACATCAAACAGATGATTCGGAAACTTTTCCGCGTATTCCTTGAGTCCACTCCCCTCAATCATCGCAGGCGTGATCGCGGCGATTTTAGGGTTTTTCTGAGTGAGAATGGTAAGCACCTTTCCCACGATCTTACTGTATGCGATCTTCGAAGAATCCCCACTGTCCATAGCACCGTCTTCTTTTCGAAACGGTGTAACCCCGTGATACTTGATCGGATCTCTTTCCGCGGGATCATATCCCTTTCCCTTCTGGGTGATTAGATGAAGCAGAATCGGGCCTTTCATCTTCTTTACTTTTTGAAGCATCTTTACAAGTCGAATCACATCGTGTCCGTCCTCCGGTCCGATGTATCCAAATCCGAGATCTTCAAACAATCCCCCCGGTGTGAGAACGTCCTTAAATCCTTTTTCCACCTTTTTAAAAAAGCGTTCCGTCGCCGGTCCGATGATCGGAAGCCATTTTAGAAACGTGTAAAATATTTTTTTCCAATGATTGTAAAAGTTAGAAGTGATAATGTTGTTCAGATAATTGGAGATCGATCCCACGTTTTTGGAAATGGACATGTAGTTGTCGTTTAGGATTACAATCATGTCCTTTTTGAGATGTCCGGCATGATTCATAGCTTCCAACGCCATTCCCGTTGCGATCGATGCATCTCCGATGATGGCAACCACGTTGTAATCACCGCCCGTCAGATCTCTCGCAGCAGCCTCTCCCAATGCCTGAGAAATCGATGTTCCGGCGTGCCCTGTATTGTAAAGATCATACTGGGATTCTTCTCTTTTGGGAAACCCGGAAAGCCCTTTGAATTTGCGAACCGTGTTGAGCTGGTCTTTTCTTCCGGTTAGAATCTTATGAGGATAGGTTTGATGGCCTACGTCCCAAACCAATCGATCCTTGGGAGTTTCAAAGACGTAGTGAAGCGCGACAGTAAGTTCCACCACTCCCAAGTTACTCGCGAAGTGCCCGCCGACCCCCGAAAGGGTATCAATGATATAATTTCGTATCTCGTCACAAACCTCCGGAAGTTTTTCCAAAGAGACGTTTCTGAGATCGGCTGGATAGTGAATTCTATCCAGCAGAGATGGTTCCTGTTGCATGAAAACTTTCTATTCTAATTTGTTAAAATCCTCAGCTCGCCTGCAAAGGTTTTCTTAATAGCTTGAGGTCTTCCTCGTTTACCAAATCCAGAAGTTCATAAATCCGAACCGGTTGAGTTTTTCCCTTCACTTTAATCAGGTCCAGTTCTCTTGCGATGATCCTGTCCTTTACCTTTTCGTAGGTGTACTCAGAAATAATGATATGGGTCCCGTATTCCTTATTCGTTCCTTCCAATCTGGATCCAAGGTTGATCGTGTCTCCCATACAGGTATAATCCATCCTGTGGGAACTCCCCATATTTCCAACGACCGCAGGTCCTGAATTTAGACCGATTCCAATATCCATTTGGGGGAGATCCAAACTCTTCCATTCTTCCTTTAAGGTTGCAAGTCGCCTCATCTGCGCAAGACCAGCAGCACAACCATAGTAAGCATGATCCTCCAGAGGCACTGGAGCCCCCCAAAATGCCATAATTGCATCACCCATGTATTTATCAATCGTTCCCTTAAACTCAATGATGATCTCCGTCATTTCGGAAAGATACTGGTTCAAGAATTGAACTAATTCTTCCGGTCCCATTTTTTCCGACATCGTTGTAAATCCGCGAATATCCGAAAAGAAGATCGTGATGTCACGTTTGGATCCACCGAGATTTAAATTCTCGGGATTCTTGAGTAACTCGTCCACAATATCCTTGGATACGAATTTGGAAAACGTACTGCGAATGTATTTTACGTTTTCCTCTTCCGTCAAGATTCGAAATCCGATGAGCCCAATAAAAATGAAAAGCTGCTCCAAAATCACAGTCGGATAGAGATGCACTAAATTGAATTCCGAAAAATTTACCAGCGTAGTCACAGAATAGATCAGCGCCGTCGCCAAGAAAAAGATAAACGCTAACCAAGTTTTAAGCCTTGGTTGTATTACACCCGCAAGAAGTCCTACTACGATCAGAATTAAGAATTCTCCCCAAAGAGGTAATTCATATAAGAAATCTTGATTGAGAATGGTGTTGATCGCCGCAGCGTGATGTTCGATTCCTGACATGTCCCCAAACGGAGAAAGGTGCGTATCCTTTGCCGCTCCCGCTCCGGTCGCATAATACATCGCCACAAGAAAAATCGTATTCTGAAACTGAGACGCCACCTCTTCTTTCCATTCGGTTGCCGCTTCAAAAATTTCATGAGCTCGAAAGGAATAGAGTCCGCCCGGAAAATTGATCTGCATCTGTCCGTCTTCGTCGATCGGAATCGTAATCTCCCTCGCTTCGTTCGGCAAATTCATGATATCTTTGTTTTCTAGTTTCAACGTTTTGCGGTTAAAAGTGGTCAAGGTCTTCTGAGGAATGTTCTTAATTTTTACGTGTTTCCCCATGACAACTTCAATGTCTTTTTTTATATCAACTCCGAGATAATTACACGCAATCATCAAATCGATAGAAGGATAGTATTCAGTTTCTCGAAGCGGACCGGAATTCATCAGCTTGGCGACGAGTGGCATCCTCCGATTGAGTCCACTTTCGTCTTTTTTAATATTCGCAAATCCTAATCCAGATGCCTTGTCTGCAACCGGCTCGATCGGAGGTTGGGGAAACTTTAACCAGGCTCGACCCTCATCGTTCGGATCCTCCACATTCTCCAATTTGAACTTTCGAAGCACTTCGATCCGATTTTCAAGATTGAGTATGGAACTCTTGGATTCTAAACTAGTCTCCATCGGGTAGTCAAACATGACCTGCGGATTTTTGGTCAGTGCTTCCGCCATTTCATCCGTTTGGCCGGGCTTATAATCCACAAAGAAAATATCGAACATCAACTGATTGGAAGTATTCTTAAAAATGTCGATGATGTTTGCGTAATATTTCCAAGGCAATGGCCATTTACCTTGCAACTTTTCCAAAGAGGTCGTTGTGATTCCAATGATCTGAATATCCTGACGCGCACCCGGTGGAGGATTGTAACGAGTGTATTCAATCGTGCCTTCGTCGGATTCTTTTTCACTCTTATTGATCCCGCCTCGTAAAAGAGTAAATCTCCACGAAACCGACGACTCTTCAAGCTCGGAAAGAGGAGTAAAAATTTGATAAAGAAAAAACATCACCAAAGACACCACCACCGCAAGCCAGATACTTCCCGATCTTTGTTTATCCGGTGTGTTGGCTGCGATGAATCTGTAAATCGGATACGCAGACAGAATGAGAATAAAAAAACCGACAAGCAAAAACTCGGTCGTTTGCGAAAAATTCGGAAAGAATGCAGTGAAGGTAATCAGAAAGATACCTATGATTCCCAAAATGATAAAAATTATATAGATTGGAGTAATTTTGAATTTCGTTTCGCTCATGAAGTTCCTCCGCAGGAGATCGGGGAACAGTATCCAATGGGTCCGCGATTCGTCAATATTTTCCGAGTCCGTCCGGTTCTGTGCATGCTTTCTTTACACTTTTTTCTCCGTGTTTTGTTTCTTTTTGTCCAATTTCCATCTTCACCCCCTTCTCCAAGAACCGTTTTGAGTATGGGGAAATCTTTTTTTAGTCCAGGACTCTTAAACTGTCCAATTCGGAATACCGGACATCTCTGCACCCTTCTCATACCGGATCATTTGGCAAAAGAGGATAGCTTGGCACCGAAACTTTTGCGAAATCGCTTGCAATTTCTTCTTTTGAAATGGGGTGAGGATGCAGTCCGCAAAAAATTTCTTGGAAGACGTCTGATTTACGCAAAATATCAGGAAGAAAATTTGAATCTGGTTAAGATGAATTTTCGCCCGTTTGAGGAGGATTGGTGTAGGTTGAGTATTCTCGCTTTAGGACTGGGGGTATCTCGATGTTTGTTATTTGCAATTTTACTCGAATTAGACAAGAACCAGAAACTCAATCGTAAAACAAAATTCCGAGGAGTTCCAACAAGAATTCGTATCACAAGAAGATTGAACTCAATTCAAAAGAAGCTCACAAGCAAAATCAATCTTTCACGAGCTCGCCCGTCCTAAATATACCTTCTCGATTTAGTCCAAGCATCCGATAACAAGCTCTGGGAATACCAAAGCATGACTTCTTTATCTCATTGAAGAACGAATCCCGGATGCGTATTCAAAAAGTTTTTTCGCACATAGTTCCGAATTATTTCCATTCTCTTCAATGATTTTTTGGATCGCGGAACCGATGATCACGCCGTCCGCATATGTGGAAATTTCTTTCGCCTGATCTACAGTAGAGATTCCGAATCCCGCACAAACAGGAAGGGCTACTTTCTTACGAACCATCTTGATTCGATCTTCCAGACCTTCGGATAAAGCTCTTCTTTCACCCGTCACCCCATAAGAAGTCACATAGTAGATAAAACCAGTCGCAAGAGATTTCATAGATTGAATTCTTTCTTCTGTGGTAGCGGGGGTTACAAGATGAATAAAATCAATTTTTCTCTTTTCAAGTTGAGTGAAAAATTCTTCAGCCTCCGGAGTATCATATGGAAGATCCGGGATGATCAAACCTTGGATTCCAGAATTTTTAGCAATCTCGGCGAACGTATCCAAACCCATGGAATACAAGGGATTGAAATAAGTAAGATACACGAGTGGAATTTCAGGATGGAGTCTATGAATTTCGGCGGTGATCTCGAGAATTTTTTTCATCGAAAACGGATGAGCCAGCGCTCTCTTAAACGCTTTCTGAATTACCGGACCGTCCGCAACCGGATCCGTAAAAGGAATTCCTAATTCTAAAATCCCGGCCCCACCTTTGATGAGCGCGTCCGCCCAAGTTACGCAGGATTCGTAGTTCGGATCACCAAGAGATATATAAGGAATAAAAACACTTTTCTCGGAAGAGAATGCGGAAGAAATCGCGCTCAAGTAAATTCTCCTTTGCGAAGTCTTGCTACTTCGGCGACGTCTTTGTCCCCTCTTCCGGATAGACAAATCAGAATGTCCTCTTTCTTTCCCATTTCTTTGGCAAGGTCCTTTGCAAACCGAAACGCATGTGCTGTTTCTAATGCGGGAATGATCCCTTCGATCCTACAGACTTCCAAGAAGGCGTCTAACGCGGCCTCGTCTCCCACATTTGCATATTTTACTCTTCCGCTTTTGTGAAAGTGTGCGTGTTCGGGTCCTACCCCAGGGTAGTCGAGTCCCGCGGAAACGGAATGCGCGGGGACGATCTGTCCAAACTCATCTTGAATCACGAGTGTTTTTGTCCCGTGTAAAAATCCGGTTCTTCCAAACGCCATCGTTGCCGAATGAGATCCAGGTTCGGAAGAATATCCGCCTGCTTCCACACCGTATAATTTTACTTTTTTATCTTTGATGAATCCGTAAAACATTCCGATCGCATTGGAACCGCCACCGACACAAGCTATAACCACATTCGGAAGTTTCCCGTTGGTTTTTTGAAATTGTTTTCTGGATTCGATTCCGATCACGGATTGAAAGTCTCTTACGATCGTCGGAAATGGATGGGGGCCGATGGATGAACCTACGATATAATGAGTATCCGCCACGTTCAACGCCCAATCTCTCATCGCTTCGCTGGTCGCATCTTTGAGAGTCGCGGTTCCGCTGGATACCCCGACCACGGTCGCACCCATCATTCGCATCCGGATCGCATTGAGTTCCTGACGACGAAGGTCCTCGTCTCCCATATAAACGACCGTTTTCATCTGAAACATAGCGCCCACGGTAGCAGTCGCAACCCCGTGTTGACCGGCCCCTGTTTCCGCGATGATTCTTGTTTTACCCATCGCCTTTGCGATCAAAACCTGACCGATCGTATTGTTGATTTTGTGGGCGCCAGTATGATTGAGATCTTCCCTTTTGAGCCAGATTCTCGCGCCCCCCCAAGCTTTTGTCAGACGTTCCGCGTATGTGAGAGGGGAAGGTCGGCCAATATAATTTTTTCTATAATACTCGAGTTCTTTTTTGAACTGTTTATTTTTCTTGAGCTTCGTATACGTAGATTCGAGTTCCACCAGAGCATCGTGCAGAATTTCAGGAGCGTATCTTCCTCCGAATTCTCCGAAATATCCTTTTTTTTCAGAATAGTTTGATTCTTTTCCCATACCTATTCCAACTCCCCGAAGAGCTCCTGACGAAGAGATTCCACCCTTGCCATCAAATCCTCGTAATCGGTGAATACAAAAGATTCTTCCTGATCTTTTTTTCGGTTATAGATCGAAATCTCGCCGTTCTCAAAGAATTTTTTTCCAACTGTGATCCGAATCGGAAATCCGATCAATTCCGAATCCTTGAGTTTAAATCCGGGACCTACGTCTCGATCATCCCAGAAAATTTCGATCCCTTCATTCTTTAGAACATTATAAAATTCTTCTGCTTTTTTATACTGATCCTCGCCTTTCGTAATACTCACTAGAGTCACCTCGAAAGGTGCGATTCCGATCGGCCAGAAAATTCCTTTTTCATCGTTACACTGTTCGATCACAGTAGCCATGGTTCGATTGACTCCGATTCCATAACAACCCATTGTAAGGGTTCTGGATTTTCCGTTTTGATCCAAAACTTGGATCCCAAAAGCTTTTGTATATTTTTCACCGAGTTTGAAAATATGCCCGACTTCGATCCCTTTTTCCGCTTTCAATGGGGAATTGCAGTTTGGACAAAGATCCCCTTCTCTCGCGAGCGCAAGATCCGCAAATTCAGGTAGATTGGAAATTTCTTTTTCCAAAACATATCCTTGGACATGAAGGTCTTCTTTTTTTCCACCTATAACATAGGGAAAGTTTTTCTGTAAAGAACGATCGTAGAGTATCTTCACTTGGTCGTTAGGCGCCATCGGCGCGATAAAACCGGGAACCATCCCGAGTTCTCTAACTTCAGCGTCCGTCATCGGTTCTGAATCCGCAATTTTCAAAAGAGAATGGAGTTTGTGCAGATTGAGTTCCAAATCTCCACGAAGATAGACAAGGATCTTTTTTTTCTCCGACTTCAAAGCCACCGCTTTGAGCGTTTCTTTTTCCGCAATTCCAAGAAACTCGCTGACTGCGGCGATCGTTGTTTTTCCGGGAGTCACCAATTCCTTTTTTTCGGGAAAGATTTTCGGAACAGTTTCAATCGGTAATCGAGAAGGAGTTTTTTCACTGTTGGAACTATATCCACAGGCATTACAAAGAAGTAAGGTTTCCTCTCCGATAGGAGAAACTACCATAAATTCTTCCGAAGCGGAACCGCCCATGCTTCCGGAATCGGCCTGAACCGGAATCGTTTTCAATCCGCAACGATCAAAAATTTTTCTATATGCAACCCGCATCGATTGATAGCTTTCATCCAGAGATTCCTCATCCAAATTGAAAGAATACGCGTCTTTCATAACAAATTCTCTCGAGCGAATGACTCCAAATCGAGGACGAATTTCATCCCGAAACTTTGTCTTGATCTGATATACATTTACAGGAAGATCTTTGTATGACTTCAAAAGAGGCTTGAACAAAAAGCCGAACGATTCCTCATGAGTGGGACCGAGCGCGTAAGACAAATCGTGTCTGTCTTTGATGCGAAACATTTCTTTTCCCATCGCGCTCCATCTCCCGCTCTGCTCCCAAAAATCTGACGGAGTCAAAATCGGAAGATCAAACTCCAGAGCTCCGATCGCATTCATCTCTTCGCGAACGATTTGTTCGATTTTTTTGAGGACCTTGAGACCCAAAGGCAAATAAAAGTAAAGCCCGGCGGAGGACTTGCGTGCAAGACCCGCTCGGATCATAAGTCTATGGGACGCAACTACCGCGTCCGCAGGATTTTCTTTTTCTGTGGGAAGAATATATTTCGATGCTTTCATGCGTTTAAAAAATTCGCATTACATCGTTGAAGGTGACGTAGAGTCCCAATCCGAGTAGGAATAAAAATCCGATTCTAAATATGGATTCGATCACTTTTCCGGGAAGAGGTCTTCCGGTTATCGCTTCATACGCATACAATACGATATGTCCACCGTCCGCCATCGGAATGGGAAGTAAATTCATAATCATCAGAGCGATCGAGATCCTTGCCACAAACTCCAAATAGGTTTCCCATCCGATCTCCAAGCTGATCCCGGCATAAGATACGATTCCAACCGGTCCGGAAAGGCTATCCTTTACCGAAAGAATTCCGGAAAACAACATCCCGATCCCTTTCAGTGTCGTTTCGACATTCTCATAGACGTCTTTTCCCGCGACCACAAAGGATTCCAAAAATC comes from the Leptospira sp. WS92.C1 genome and includes:
- the dxs gene encoding 1-deoxy-D-xylulose-5-phosphate synthase translates to MQQEPSLLDRIHYPADLRNVSLEKLPEVCDEIRNYIIDTLSGVGGHFASNLGVVELTVALHYVFETPKDRLVWDVGHQTYPHKILTGRKDQLNTVRKFKGLSGFPKREESQYDLYNTGHAGTSISQALGEAAARDLTGGDYNVVAIIGDASIATGMALEAMNHAGHLKKDMIVILNDNYMSISKNVGSISNYLNNIITSNFYNHWKKIFYTFLKWLPIIGPATERFFKKVEKGFKDVLTPGGLFEDLGFGYIGPEDGHDVIRLVKMLQKVKKMKGPILLHLITQKGKGYDPAERDPIKYHGVTPFRKEDGAMDSGDSSKIAYSKIVGKVLTILTQKNPKIAAITPAMIEGSGLKEYAEKFPNHLFDVGIAEQHSVAFAGAMTNGNVIPYMCIYSTFLTRGMDQLVEDVSLMNLPVRFVIDRAGCVGPDGETHQGLFDLGYLLGLPHMDVFVPSSGQDLIDSLRLMEHYEKEPIAIRFPKGSVDLKSLDFYREPEIVPGTFRVLKKGRDIALLSIGSMLDEAKKATEILESSGFSVTLIDLVWLRPLGAQALNEELAGVRHFAILDESYVDAGASGYLLNRILPDQLSKYIKTFGFPPEPIHHGERKEIFEAYKLDAPSIAETVAEALKKNLIKP
- a CDS encoding CHASE2 domain-containing protein, with translation MSETKFKITPIYIIFIILGIIGIFLITFTAFFPNFSQTTEFLLVGFFILILSAYPIYRFIAANTPDKQRSGSIWLAVVVSLVMFFLYQIFTPLSELEESSVSWRFTLLRGGINKSEKESDEGTIEYTRYNPPPGARQDIQIIGITTTSLEKLQGKWPLPWKYYANIIDIFKNTSNQLMFDIFFVDYKPGQTDEMAEALTKNPQVMFDYPMETSLESKSSILNLENRIEVLRKFKLENVEDPNDEGRAWLKFPQPPIEPVADKASGLGFANIKKDESGLNRRMPLVAKLMNSGPLRETEYYPSIDLMIACNYLGVDIKKDIEVVMGKHVKIKNIPQKTLTTFNRKTLKLENKDIMNLPNEAREITIPIDEDGQMQINFPGGLYSFRAHEIFEAATEWKEEVASQFQNTIFLVAMYYATGAGAAKDTHLSPFGDMSGIEHHAAAINTILNQDFLYELPLWGEFLILIVVGLLAGVIQPRLKTWLAFIFFLATALIYSVTTLVNFSEFNLVHLYPTVILEQLFIFIGLIGFRILTEEENVKYIRSTFSKFVSKDIVDELLKNPENLNLGGSKRDITIFFSDIRGFTTMSEKMGPEELVQFLNQYLSEMTEIIIEFKGTIDKYMGDAIMAFWGAPVPLEDHAYYGCAAGLAQMRRLATLKEEWKSLDLPQMDIGIGLNSGPAVVGNMGSSHRMDYTCMGDTINLGSRLEGTNKEYGTHIIISEYTYEKVKDRIIARELDLIKVKGKTQPVRIYELLDLVNEEDLKLLRKPLQAS
- a CDS encoding DUF1564 family protein, which translates into the protein MLSLHFFLRVLFLFVQFPSSPPSPRTVLSMGKSFFSPGLLNCPIRNTGHLCTLLIPDHLAKEDSLAPKLLRNRLQFLLLKWGEDAVRKKFLGRRLIYAKYQEENLNLVKMNFRPFEEDWCRLSILALGLGVSRCLLFAILLELDKNQKLNRKTKFRGVPTRIRITRRLNSIQKKLTSKINLSRARPS
- the trpA gene encoding tryptophan synthase subunit alpha; translated protein: MSAISSAFSSEKSVFIPYISLGDPNYESCVTWADALIKGGAGILELGIPFTDPVADGPVIQKAFKRALAHPFSMKKILEITAEIHRLHPEIPLVYLTYFNPLYSMGLDTFAEIAKNSGIQGLIIPDLPYDTPEAEEFFTQLEKRKIDFIHLVTPATTEERIQSMKSLATGFIYYVTSYGVTGERRALSEGLEDRIKMVRKKVALPVCAGFGISTVDQAKEISTYADGVIIGSAIQKIIEENGNNSELCAKKLFEYASGIRSSMR
- the trpB gene encoding tryptophan synthase subunit beta encodes the protein MGKESNYSEKKGYFGEFGGRYAPEILHDALVELESTYTKLKKNKQFKKELEYYRKNYIGRPSPLTYAERLTKAWGGARIWLKREDLNHTGAHKINNTIGQVLIAKAMGKTRIIAETGAGQHGVATATVGAMFQMKTVVYMGDEDLRRQELNAIRMRMMGATVVGVSSGTATLKDATSEAMRDWALNVADTHYIVGSSIGPHPFPTIVRDFQSVIGIESRKQFQKTNGKLPNVVIACVGGGSNAIGMFYGFIKDKKVKLYGVEAGGYSSEPGSHSATMAFGRTGFLHGTKTLVIQDEFGQIVPAHSVSAGLDYPGVGPEHAHFHKSGRVKYANVGDEAALDAFLEVCRIEGIIPALETAHAFRFAKDLAKEMGKKEDILICLSGRGDKDVAEVARLRKGEFT
- a CDS encoding proline--tRNA ligase is translated as MKASKYILPTEKENPADAVVASHRLMIRAGLARKSSAGLYFYLPLGLKVLKKIEQIVREEMNAIGALEFDLPILTPSDFWEQSGRWSAMGKEMFRIKDRHDLSYALGPTHEESFGFLFKPLLKSYKDLPVNVYQIKTKFRDEIRPRFGVIRSREFVMKDAYSFNLDEESLDESYQSMRVAYRKIFDRCGLKTIPVQADSGSMGGSASEEFMVVSPIGEETLLLCNACGYSSNSEKTPSRLPIETVPKIFPEKKELVTPGKTTIAAVSEFLGIAEKETLKAVALKSEKKKILVYLRGDLELNLHKLHSLLKIADSEPMTDAEVRELGMVPGFIAPMAPNDQVKILYDRSLQKNFPYVIGGKKEDLHVQGYVLEKEISNLPEFADLALAREGDLCPNCNSPLKAEKGIEVGHIFKLGEKYTKAFGIQVLDQNGKSRTLTMGCYGIGVNRTMATVIEQCNDEKGIFWPIGIAPFEVTLVSITKGEDQYKKAEEFYNVLKNEGIEIFWDDRDVGPGFKLKDSELIGFPIRITVGKKFFENGEISIYNRKKDQEESFVFTDYEDLMARVESLRQELFGELE